ccataataaaccccaggaagagtagctgctgccttggcaggaactaatgagtatccacaataaaccccaggaagagtagctgctgccttggcaggaactaaaggGGATACACAATAAACCCCAGGAGTAGCTGCTTACTAAGGGGATCCATAATACAACCTTGGTCAATGGAAATCTCCTTACTGCCAATAAACCCAAATTGTTAAAATTATAATTATTCTAAGCATACTAAAATGCAATAAGTAAATCCAAAAACCCGATATGATTCTTAACATTATGTATTTTCTATCTAGTATAatagttctctctcttctcttacttCAATAGAGCAGCAGCACATTAGGTATGCATGTACTGTCACCATGACGATTCCGTAACGGACATTCTATAAGCGAAGCCTGTAGATATAGATAGACCTGGCTTCattaaacctgttgtattcggcgaatgtgacacataacatttgatttgatttgatcctatACATCTCAATTCAGAAAGACTGGATCGTTTTCAAACATCCTGTTTCTTCAACAGAAAACAGAATCCTTTCTACTGTGTGATGAAGCTTTGGCTTCATCACACATCCATACAGTAtggttatcaacatcatccatacagtatggttatcaacatcatccatacagtatggttatcaacatcatccatacagcatggttatcaacatcatccatacagtatggttatcaacatcatccatacTGCATGGGTATCAACATCATCCATACAGCAtggttatcaacatcatccatacagcatggttatcaacatcatccatacagcatggttatcaacatcatccattcagcatggttatcaacatcatccatacagcatggttgtcaacatcatccatacagcatggttatcaacatcatccatacagcatggttatcaacatcatccatacagcatggttatcaacatcatccacacagcatggttatcaacatcatccatacagcatggttatcaacatcatccatacagcatggttatcaacagcatccatacagcatggttatcaacatcatccattcagcatggttatcaacatcatccatacagcatggttatcaacatcatccatacagcatggttatcaacatcatccatacagcatggttatcaacatcatccatacagcatgattatcaacatcatccatacagcatggttatcaacatcatccatacagcatggttatcaacatcatccatacagcatggttatcaacatcatccatacagcatggttatcaacatcatccatacagcatggttatcaacgtcatcacattacacacacactgtggcgTCTCACACACACTggcgtctcacacacacacacacacactggcgtctcacacgcacgcacgcacgcacgcacgcacgcacgcacgcacgcacgcacacacacacacacacacacacacacacacacacacacacacacacacactctgtcatctCCCACTCTGTCGTCTAGCTGCATGTGTTTCTCGTTGTGATTCTGTCCATGACCAAGTGACGCTGGTCAAACATACAGGGTCAGATCTCTCCGGTTTCATCCTTCATGGAGCAGATATCGATTCCTCTCAAAGGCCCACAGCgctagtctctctccctccctccctccctccatccctacagctctcgctctccctccctctgtccctacagctctcgctctccctccctccctacagctctctccctccctccgtctgtccctacagctctctccctccctccctcccttcctctgtccctagagtgatggggaggagggTTACCACCACCTCCCCAAGGAGGGCTACCACTACCTCCCCAAGGAGGgttaccaccacctcatacccaAGGAGGGCTACCACCACCTACCCAAGGAGGGTTACCACCTCATACCCAAGGAGGGCTACCACCACCTCCCCAAGGAGGGTTACCACCTCATACCCAAGGAGGGCTACCACCACCTCCCCAAGGAGGGTTACCACCTCATACCCAAGGAGGGCTACCACCACCTCCCCAAGGAGGGTTACCACCACCTCCCCAAGGAGGGTTACCACCTCATACCCAAGGAGGGTTACCACCACCTCCCCAAGGAGGGTTACCACCACCTCCCCAAGGAGGGTTACCACCACCTCCCCAAGGAGGGTTACCACCACATACCCAAGGAGGGTTATCACCTCATACCCAAGGAGGGTTACCACCACCTCCCCAAGGAGGgttaccaccacctcatacccaAGGAGGGCTACCACCACCTACCCAAGGAGGGTTACCACCTCATACCCAAGGAGGGTTACCACCACCTCCCCAAGGAGAGTTACCACCACCTCCCCAAGGAGAGTTACCACCACCTCCCCAAGGAGGGCTACCACCTCATACCCAAGGAGGGCTACCATCACCTACCCAAGGAGGGCTACCATCACCTACCCAAGGAGGGCTACCATCACCTACCCAAGGAGGGCTACCACCACCTCCCCAAGGAGGGTTATCACCTCATACCCAAGGAGGGCTACCACCACCTCCCCAAGGAGGGCTACCACCACCTCCCCAAGAAGGGTTACCACCACCTCCCCAAGGAGGGCTACCACCACCTCCCCAAGGAGGgttaccaccacctcatacccaAGGAGGGTTACCACCACCTACCCAAGGAGGgttaccaccacctcatacccaAGGAGGGTTACCACCATCTCCCCAAGGAGGGAATCATCTAGAAAAATCAACATATTTATTGGATTGTATATCAGAGAATGGTGGTAAACCAGCTGACTTCTGGTCCCATCCACCCCCTCATTACCCCAACAGGTTCTGACAGTCTCTGGTGCCGTACACCCCCTCATTACCCCAACAGGTTCTGACAGTCTCTGGTCCCATCCACCCCCTCATTACCCCAACAGGTTCTGACAGTCTCTGGTCCCATCCACACCCTCATTACCCCAACAGGTTCTGACAGTCTCTGGTGCCGTACACCCCCTCATTACCCCAACAGGTTCTGACAGTCTCTGGTCCCATCCACCCCCTCATTACCCCAACAGGTTCTGACAGTCTCTGGTCCCGTACACCCCCTCATTACCCCAACAGGTTCTGACAGTCTCTGGTCCCATACACCCCCTCATTACCCCAACAGGTTCTGACAGTCTCTGGTCCCATCNNNNNNNNNNNNNNNNNNNNNNNNNNNNNNNNNNNNNNNNNNNNNNNNNNNNNNNNNNNNNNNNNNNNNNNNNNNNNNNNNNNNNNNNNNNNNNNNNNNNgtaaagtaaatctacaatcataaagcataattccactcgtaatgacgagaaccgactggagactcgatcataactgcaggttgcctcgggaaggcacttgaacgtagcagactcagacacctgctcaccatgcagcatctgagggaaacacgacacgacagggcgatacacagacacagcacggtgaacaatagacaatgatccgacagcgcagaaacggaaaacaaggggagaaatagggactctaatcagggggaaagatagggaacaggtgtgggaagactaaatgattgattaggggaataggaacagctgggagcaggaatggaacgatagagagaagagagagaggaagggagagagagaaaggggaacgaacctaaaaagaccagcagggggaaacgaacagaagggaaagcataatgacaagacaatatatgacaaaacatgacagtacccccccactcaccaagcgcctcctggcgctctcgaggaggaacactggcggcaacggaggaaatcatagatcacaaacggtccagcacgtcccgagaaagaacccaactcctctcctcaggaccgtaacgaaaaacgataaaaaggaaactagggtactactctaaaaaaaaatgagacacgggtagagaactgaaagctttagagcaaacaggaccaaacaggccaggagagtaacaactagggacagactgagacacagcaagggcaggaacaagaacaggagagatgcgatggcagggaacagactgagacccagcaagaccaggagcagaagcagaaaaaatattaccagacttcttctgcgcgcagtctgaacacgcagccacgaaacggcgcgtgtcacgctcctgagtaggccaccaaaaccgctggcgaatagaagcaagcgtaccccgaacgccgggatggccagctaacttggcagagtgagcccactgaagaacagccagacgagtagaaacaggaacgaaaagaaggttactaggacaagcgcgcggcgacgcagtgtgcgtgagtgcttgcttaacctgtctctcaattccccagacagtcaacccgacaacacgcccaacaggaaggatccctcgggatcggtagaaaccacagaagaactaaagagacgggataaagcatgaggcttggtgttcttagtacccgggcaataagaaataacgaactcgaaacgagcgaaaaacaacgcccaacgagcatgacgcgcattcagtcgtttggcagaacggatgtactcaaggttcttttggtcagtccaaacgacaaaggaacggtcgccccctccaaccactgtcgccatttgcctagggctaaacggatggcgagcagttcgcggttagccacatcatagttacgttccgacggtgacaggcgatgagaaaaatacgcacaagggtggaccccatcgtcagtatcggagcgctgggacagaatggctcccacgcccacctccgacgcgtcaacctcaacaataaactgtttagtgacgtcaggtgcaacaaggataggagcggatgcaaaacgcttcttgaagagatcagaacaacaatcatacgaccggtgaggaggaagggagttggttctggaccgactgaagaccgtgcgcagaccatgatattcctccggcactcctgtcaaatcaccaggttcctcctgagaagaggggacagaacaaacaggagaaatagcagacattaaacacttcacatgacaagaaacgttccaggaaa
This genomic window from Oncorhynchus gorbuscha isolate QuinsamMale2020 ecotype Even-year linkage group LG07, OgorEven_v1.0, whole genome shotgun sequence contains:
- the LOC124040481 gene encoding histidine-rich glycoprotein-like; its protein translation is MYCHHDDSSDGEEGYHHLPKEGYHYLPKEGYHHLIPKEGYHHLPKEGYHLIPKEGYHHLPKEGYHLIPKEGYHHLPKEGYHLIPKEGYHHLPKEGYHHLPKEGYHLIPKEGYHHLPKEGYHHLPKEGYHHLPKEGYHHIPKEGYHLIPKEGYHHLPKEGYHHLIPKEGYHHLPKEGYHLIPKEGYHHLPKESYHHLPKESYHHLPKEGYHLIPKEGYHHLPKEGYHHLPKEGYHHLPKEGYHHLPKEGYHLIPKEGYHHLPKEGYHHLPKKGYHHLPKEGYHHLPKEGYHHLIPKEGYHHLPKEGYHHLIPKEGYHHLPKEGII